A region from the Melioribacter roseus P3M-2 genome encodes:
- a CDS encoding ABC transporter ATP-binding protein, with protein MIEIENLSKRFGQLIVLDDVSLEVSKGENLVVFGRSGQGKSVLLKCIIGLLNPDSGNIIIDGKSIINLDLNELNKVRKNIGFLFQSAALYDSMTVRENLAFPLKRNFPNLTEKEINDKVEYTLELVSLEHAIDKMPSELSGGMKKRIGLARSIITDPRLMLYDEPTTGLDPITSKEISELILNLQNKFNMTSVIVTHDLICAEIIADRAIFLKDAKIAYEGTIEELTKSNDPFLKNFFSHELIKA; from the coding sequence ATGATTGAAATAGAAAACCTTAGTAAACGTTTCGGGCAACTTATTGTGCTCGACGACGTCTCGCTCGAAGTTTCCAAAGGAGAAAACCTCGTTGTATTCGGAAGGAGCGGACAGGGAAAAAGCGTATTGCTGAAATGCATAATCGGTTTATTGAATCCCGACAGCGGCAATATAATTATTGACGGCAAAAGTATTATCAACCTCGATTTGAACGAATTGAACAAAGTAAGAAAAAACATCGGGTTTTTATTCCAGAGCGCGGCTCTTTACGATTCGATGACGGTTCGCGAAAACCTGGCGTTTCCGCTCAAAAGGAATTTCCCGAATCTTACGGAAAAGGAAATTAACGATAAAGTGGAATATACGCTCGAACTTGTCTCGCTCGAACATGCAATCGATAAAATGCCTTCGGAATTGTCCGGCGGTATGAAAAAAAGAATCGGACTTGCTCGCTCGATTATTACCGACCCGAGACTTATGCTCTACGACGAACCGACTACGGGTCTCGACCCGATTACATCTAAAGAAATCAGCGAACTGATTCTCAATCTTCAAAATAAATTCAATATGACTTCGGTTATTGTCACCCACGATTTGATCTGCGCGGAAATAATAGCCGACAGGGCCATCTTTTTGAAAGACGCTAAGATTGCTTACGAAGGAACGATCGAAGAATTAACCAAATCGAACGACCCGTTCCTTAAAAACTTTTTCAGTCACGAATTAATTAAAGCTTAG
- a CDS encoding YraN family protein has translation MMKIKKQTMGGVNKRERGNLGEEIACNYLINNGMTVIDRNYHYGHGEIDVICKDGDTIVFVEVKYRKSFKYGEPEFAITKSKQRQIRNIAEAYLYEKKITDCPCRIDVITIVHEAGKEPALNHYRDAF, from the coding sequence ATGATGAAAATCAAGAAGCAAACGATGGGCGGCGTCAACAAACGCGAGAGAGGAAACCTGGGCGAAGAGATCGCATGCAATTATCTGATTAATAACGGCATGACGGTTATCGACAGAAATTATCATTACGGACACGGCGAAATCGACGTAATTTGTAAAGACGGCGATACAATTGTATTCGTGGAAGTTAAATACCGCAAGTCTTTCAAATACGGAGAACCCGAATTCGCAATAACAAAGAGCAAACAAAGACAAATCCGGAATATTGCCGAAGCCTACCTCTACGAAAAAAAGATTACCGACTGCCCCTGCAGGATTGACGTGATTACTATAGTTCACGAGGCAGGAAAGGAACCTGCGCTTAATCATTACCGGGATGCGTTTTAA
- a CDS encoding 1-phosphofructokinase family hexose kinase, protein MILTVTLNPLLERRKFFDEVELGKSHRCKNEIYAAGGKGINVSRQLNKFGIQNTAFTFLGGNNGKILRSVLTNEKINFTVQSTKSETRAAELIIEENHKRVTTFFGLNNDVTYEEAEEFKSKLDKMIQNCSIVVFSGSAPSDSANSIFPYGIELAHKYDKISILDTYGSHLEDCLNAAPTAVHNNREELEKSLGISLKSEKEIRAYMNDLYSKGIKLIFITDGDKPFYAAKFDFHYKITPPEVDVYDATGSGDSFVAAIAYGLEKSMVFDEFIRIATAAGSANASKLETSAVTVEEYSGLLELVRIEQIGKKMKIIDDTPKY, encoded by the coding sequence ATGATTCTTACGGTAACATTAAATCCTTTGCTCGAAAGAAGAAAATTCTTCGACGAAGTTGAGTTGGGCAAATCGCATCGATGTAAAAATGAAATTTATGCCGCAGGCGGAAAGGGAATAAACGTCAGCCGGCAGTTAAATAAATTCGGAATTCAAAATACGGCGTTTACTTTTTTAGGAGGAAACAACGGCAAAATATTGCGCTCTGTTCTGACAAACGAAAAAATAAATTTTACCGTTCAATCGACCAAATCCGAAACGCGCGCGGCGGAATTGATTATCGAAGAAAACCATAAACGGGTTACCACATTTTTCGGATTGAACAACGACGTGACTTATGAAGAAGCCGAAGAATTCAAATCGAAACTCGACAAGATGATTCAAAATTGTTCGATAGTCGTTTTTTCCGGCAGCGCTCCTTCGGACTCGGCAAATTCGATTTTCCCGTATGGAATTGAACTCGCTCATAAATACGACAAGATTTCGATACTCGATACATACGGAAGTCATCTCGAGGATTGTCTGAATGCCGCGCCAACGGCAGTTCACAATAACAGGGAAGAATTAGAAAAGTCGCTCGGTATTTCGCTGAAAAGCGAAAAAGAGATTCGCGCTTATATGAACGATCTCTATTCGAAAGGAATTAAACTTATTTTTATTACGGACGGCGACAAACCGTTTTATGCGGCAAAGTTCGATTTCCATTACAAAATCACTCCGCCTGAAGTTGACGTTTACGATGCAACCGGAAGCGGCGATTCTTTTGTGGCGGCAATCGCATACGGTCTGGAAAAGTCGATGGTCTTCGACGAATTCATTCGCATTGCAACCGCGGCAGGCTCGGCTAACGCTTCCAAACTCGAAACGAGCGCGGTTACGGTCGAAGAATATTCGGGTCTACTCGAGCTGGTACGGATTGAACAGATTGGAAAGAAAATGAAAATAATCGATGATACGCCGAAATATTAA
- the rpiA gene encoding ribose-5-phosphate isomerase RpiA codes for MDYSRLKQIAAEKAVEEVKDGMFVGLGTGSTAKFAIIKIAKKIKDGHLKNIYGIPTSKKTEELAAGLGIPLLSLNQLFKLRTKNVERRTLNIERTKLIDITIDGADEVDSDLNLIKGGGGALLREKVIAQNTGRLLIVVDKTKLSSRLGEKFFVPVEVLQFALESEINFLESLGAKTDIRKSDDGGFFVTDEGNYIIDANFGKIENPAELNSLLNERAGIVEHGIFLNKLVDSVYCSSNDGIEILSVS; via the coding sequence ATGGATTATAGCAGGCTGAAGCAAATTGCGGCTGAAAAAGCGGTTGAAGAGGTTAAAGACGGTATGTTTGTTGGCTTGGGCACGGGATCGACGGCTAAGTTTGCTATTATTAAAATCGCAAAGAAAATTAAGGACGGACATTTGAAAAATATTTACGGTATCCCGACTTCAAAAAAAACGGAAGAATTAGCCGCAGGACTCGGAATCCCGTTGCTGTCCTTAAATCAACTATTTAAACTCAGAACCAAGAACGTTGAACGCCGAACGTTGAACATTGAACGAACAAAATTAATCGACATAACAATCGACGGAGCCGACGAAGTTGACAGCGATTTGAATTTGATTAAAGGCGGAGGCGGCGCGCTGCTGAGGGAAAAAGTGATCGCTCAGAATACCGGAAGATTATTGATTGTAGTCGACAAAACAAAATTATCCAGCAGACTGGGCGAAAAGTTCTTTGTGCCTGTGGAAGTTCTGCAGTTCGCGCTCGAAAGCGAAATTAATTTTCTCGAATCGCTCGGCGCTAAAACTGATATAAGAAAAAGCGACGACGGCGGATTTTTCGTTACGGACGAAGGCAATTATATTATAGACGCCAATTTCGGAAAAATTGAAAATCCGGCTGAGTTGAACTCTTTATTAAATGAAAGAGCCGGTATCGTAGAACACGGCATATTTCTGAATAAACTCGTAGATTCGGTTTATTGTTCTTCGAACGACGGAATTGAAATACTTAGCGTCTCTTAG
- a CDS encoding MlaD family protein, whose protein sequence is MLKQLEGARLGLFIFIGTVLLIISIFLIGSRENLFTSAIEIKTYFDQIEGLKPGAPVRLSGYDVGSVSSISLVGDEEGNVEVVMRIDNDLVHFIRLDSEASIETEGLVGKKIITITPGSADQPVIKNGGIIKSKNPLNLSVIMEQTESTISYLKDLTRDLAEIIAKVNRGEGTIGKIVNDDRLYESAVSITQNADRSLTQVTKRLTDVSDIIVEMTGGIKSIISNVDSAIYDVKRVVDKVDRGEGVLGVLVSDQKMADSLKQVISNLTRTSDEARMATSSLYENMEALKHNWLFKGYFEERGYWNKVEYERDIEKRIEELKKQNQLLDMRIKELLELEKKLDVKE, encoded by the coding sequence ATGTTAAAACAACTCGAAGGCGCGCGACTTGGCTTGTTTATTTTTATCGGCACCGTACTGTTGATTATTTCAATCTTTCTTATCGGGAGCAGAGAAAATTTATTTACTAGCGCTATCGAAATTAAAACATATTTCGACCAGATAGAAGGCTTAAAACCCGGGGCGCCGGTTCGACTGAGCGGATACGACGTCGGAAGCGTAAGCTCCATTTCGTTGGTCGGCGACGAAGAAGGCAACGTCGAAGTGGTTATGAGAATCGACAACGACCTTGTCCATTTTATACGGCTCGACAGCGAAGCTTCGATTGAAACAGAAGGACTCGTCGGCAAAAAGATTATTACGATTACGCCCGGCTCGGCAGACCAACCGGTAATCAAAAACGGCGGCATTATTAAATCGAAAAATCCCCTCAATCTCTCCGTTATTATGGAACAGACCGAATCGACTATTTCTTATTTGAAAGACCTTACAAGAGACCTCGCTGAAATTATTGCCAAAGTGAACAGAGGCGAAGGCACTATCGGTAAAATAGTAAACGACGACCGACTCTACGAATCGGCTGTCAGCATTACTCAAAATGCCGACAGGAGTTTAACGCAGGTGACCAAACGATTGACGGACGTCTCGGATATCATTGTGGAAATGACGGGCGGCATTAAGTCGATTATTTCGAATGTCGATTCGGCGATTTACGACGTTAAAAGAGTGGTCGACAAAGTCGACAGGGGCGAAGGCGTCCTCGGCGTTCTGGTGAGCGACCAAAAAATGGCTGACTCGCTCAAACAGGTTATTTCGAATTTGACGCGCACTTCGGACGAAGCCCGCATGGCTACTTCGAGTCTTTATGAAAATATGGAAGCGCTTAAACATAACTGGCTCTTCAAAGGCTACTTCGAGGAAAGAGGCTATTGGAACAAGGTAGAATACGAAAGAGACATCGAAAAAAGAATCGAGGAACTGAAAAAACAGAATCAACTGCTCGACATGAGAATAAAAGAATTGCTCGAACTCGAAAAGAAACTCGACGTAAAAGAGTGA
- a CDS encoding ribonuclease HII, translating into MSSNMKLKEFDNSFLKKGTELICGIDEAGRGPLAGPVVAAAVIFDANVKNDEINDSKKLSEKKRSLLFDWIIKNALSYGVGIVHHEEIDRINILNAALKAMKTAVENLSVKPDIILIDGNKKFDAAVECNAIVGGDRKSFAIASASILAKVTRDEIMKNYSCYYPEYGWHKNKGYPTKEHFEAIELYGVTPLHRKTFLKRIINKPE; encoded by the coding sequence ATGAGTTCTAATATGAAATTGAAAGAATTCGATAATTCTTTTTTGAAAAAGGGAACGGAATTAATCTGCGGTATTGACGAAGCGGGTCGCGGTCCCTTAGCCGGTCCGGTCGTGGCCGCGGCTGTGATATTTGACGCAAATGTGAAGAACGACGAGATCAACGACTCGAAAAAACTGAGCGAAAAAAAACGCTCGCTCCTTTTCGACTGGATTATTAAAAACGCTTTGTCGTACGGAGTGGGAATCGTTCATCATGAAGAGATCGACAGAATAAATATTCTTAATGCCGCGCTGAAAGCAATGAAAACGGCTGTTGAAAATCTGAGCGTTAAACCCGATATAATACTGATTGACGGCAATAAAAAATTCGACGCCGCAGTCGAATGCAATGCTATTGTGGGCGGCGACAGGAAGTCGTTTGCAATAGCGTCCGCGTCGATATTGGCAAAAGTAACGCGCGACGAGATAATGAAGAATTATTCTTGCTATTATCCGGAATACGGCTGGCATAAAAATAAAGGCTATCCTACAAAGGAACATTTCGAAGCGATCGAACTTTACGGCGTTACTCCGCTCCACCGAAAAACATTTTTAAAAAGAATAATTAATAAACCCGAATAA
- a CDS encoding RtcB family protein — MKISGYEIEKIHDYLWEIPARDGMLVPGRIYATENMLRNQISGDEAVRQVVNVAHLPGIQMYSIAMPDIHWGYGFPIGGVAATDIETGVISPGGVGYDINCGVRLARTNLKFDDVEKRIPKFVENLFKNIPTGVGASGAIRKLSEKEIRKILVNGSRWAVENGFGSEDDLLYTEENGRLEGADPDAVSRRAIERGADQAGTLGSGNHFLEVDLVEEIYDEKIADIFGLFKGQLVILIHTGSRGLGYQVCDDYLKLLVNSEKKFGFNLPDKQLACAPIKSVEGKDYLNAMKAAANFAWNNRQIIMHLAKKTLIETLSISQRELGFELVYDVCHNIAKIEEHVITEKDGDRILKKVCVHRKGATRAFPPGSDYIPEKYREAGQPVLIPGDMGRYSFVLAGSESAMHETFGSSCHGAGRLQSRHQALKSAKGKDIIGELKNKGITVHAKGRKTIAEEMPDAYKDVSEVVEVMHNAGISKKVAKLKPAGVIKG; from the coding sequence ATGAAAATCAGCGGTTATGAAATAGAAAAAATTCACGACTATCTATGGGAAATTCCGGCGCGGGATGGAATGCTTGTGCCGGGCAGAATCTATGCGACGGAAAATATGCTGCGGAATCAAATAAGCGGCGACGAAGCAGTACGTCAGGTTGTAAACGTCGCCCATCTTCCGGGTATTCAAATGTATAGCATAGCTATGCCGGACATTCATTGGGGTTACGGTTTTCCGATCGGAGGCGTGGCGGCTACGGATATTGAAACGGGCGTAATATCTCCGGGTGGAGTCGGTTACGATATTAATTGCGGCGTCAGACTGGCGCGCACGAATTTAAAATTCGACGATGTGGAAAAAAGAATACCGAAATTTGTTGAAAATTTATTCAAGAATATTCCGACCGGCGTCGGAGCGAGCGGCGCTATTCGTAAACTATCCGAAAAAGAAATAAGAAAAATATTGGTTAACGGTTCGCGATGGGCGGTCGAAAACGGATTCGGTTCGGAAGACGACCTGCTCTATACGGAAGAAAACGGAAGATTGGAAGGCGCAGACCCCGACGCCGTGAGCCGCAGGGCAATCGAAAGAGGCGCCGACCAGGCAGGTACGCTCGGGTCGGGCAATCATTTTCTTGAAGTCGATCTGGTGGAAGAAATTTACGACGAAAAAATCGCAGATATATTCGGATTGTTCAAAGGTCAGCTGGTTATACTTATTCATACCGGCTCGCGCGGACTCGGTTATCAGGTGTGCGACGATTATCTTAAACTGCTTGTAAATTCGGAAAAGAAATTCGGCTTTAACCTGCCTGACAAACAACTGGCTTGCGCTCCGATAAAATCCGTCGAAGGAAAAGATTATTTGAACGCAATGAAAGCGGCGGCTAATTTTGCATGGAACAACAGACAAATCATAATGCATCTGGCAAAGAAAACTCTCATCGAAACTCTTTCGATATCGCAGCGGGAATTGGGATTCGAACTTGTTTACGACGTATGCCATAATATTGCAAAGATTGAAGAACACGTAATTACCGAAAAAGACGGCGACAGGATTCTAAAAAAAGTTTGCGTGCATCGTAAAGGAGCAACCAGAGCTTTTCCGCCGGGCAGCGATTACATCCCCGAAAAGTACAGGGAAGCCGGACAACCGGTTTTAATACCCGGCGACATGGGACGTTATTCGTTTGTGCTCGCGGGTTCCGAATCAGCCATGCATGAAACTTTCGGAAGTTCATGCCACGGCGCGGGCAGACTCCAAAGCCGTCATCAAGCTCTGAAATCCGCCAAAGGCAAAGACATTATCGGCGAATTGAAAAATAAAGGCATTACCGTTCATGCTAAAGGCAGAAAAACTATTGCAGAAGAAATGCCCGACGCTTATAAAGACGTTTCTGAAGTCGTCGAGGTAATGCACAACGCGGGTATCAGTAAAAAAGTAGCCAAACTAAAACCTGCCGGAGTAATTAAAGGATGA
- a CDS encoding BamA/OMP85 family outer membrane protein: MIRRNIKFIFFLLLFLRVNAVSQSESNFVFTGNKIFDSKTLLRNLETRIKKADDDSIISSIKKFYSYYGYYHTDVKIRESGGNQFQIEIDEGKPTFINNIIADGLNEDSTFVKEILSKLDNEIFSAQQFEENVNFLLDYYEELGYPFAAIRIASVYFFDKEDKHLADIYLKIEKGLKAKIDRMEIEGNDKTKEMVIIRSAGISTGEIYSREKINKIPSRLMKLRFFESVREPEFFIDNKNEGVLRIKVKEKQTNQFDGIIGYVPGRESEKGYLTGLVNIGLGNIFGTGRNLSFRWQSENRNSQELEIKYLEPWLFGFPLNLRTGLFQRIQDTTYVQRNLSGELIFMASEDVTGSVSIAHRSTIPTERSVKGFTVYNSTSLITGVNLSIDTRNNIYSPTSGIIFANTYKLNSKKINGPAEYLPANRSFSLQQFEVDFGYFLEVFRLQVLALAFHAREIRGDNIEISDMYLLGGANSLRGYIENQFAGKRILWSNIEYRYLLTNKTHAFLFFDAGYFKRDELSDYKIGYGLGINFETAFGIMSVSFALGKGDSFGEGKIHFGIVNEF, from the coding sequence ATGATACGCCGAAATATTAAATTTATTTTTTTCCTCCTTCTGTTTTTAAGAGTTAACGCCGTATCTCAGTCCGAAAGTAATTTCGTTTTTACCGGAAATAAAATATTCGATTCGAAGACATTACTGCGTAATCTCGAAACTCGAATTAAAAAAGCCGATGACGATTCGATAATCTCCTCAATTAAGAAATTTTATTCTTACTACGGTTATTATCATACCGATGTGAAAATACGGGAGTCCGGTGGCAATCAATTTCAGATTGAAATAGACGAAGGGAAACCGACGTTCATAAATAATATAATTGCCGATGGTTTGAACGAGGATTCGACGTTTGTAAAAGAGATATTGAGCAAGCTCGATAACGAGATTTTTTCGGCGCAGCAATTCGAGGAGAACGTTAATTTTCTGCTGGATTATTACGAAGAACTCGGATATCCTTTCGCTGCAATCAGAATTGCTTCGGTTTATTTCTTCGACAAAGAAGATAAACATCTTGCGGATATTTATTTAAAAATAGAAAAAGGACTTAAAGCAAAAATCGACAGAATGGAAATCGAAGGTAATGATAAAACGAAAGAGATGGTTATTATCCGAAGCGCGGGCATATCAACCGGCGAAATTTACTCTCGCGAAAAAATTAATAAAATTCCTTCGAGGCTTATGAAATTAAGATTTTTCGAGAGCGTGAGAGAACCGGAATTTTTTATCGATAATAAAAACGAAGGCGTCCTGAGAATAAAAGTAAAAGAAAAGCAGACAAATCAATTCGACGGAATAATAGGATACGTTCCGGGAAGAGAATCGGAAAAAGGATATCTGACCGGATTGGTCAATATAGGACTCGGCAACATTTTCGGCACGGGAAGAAATCTTTCCTTCCGCTGGCAGAGCGAGAACCGCAATTCCCAGGAACTCGAAATAAAATATCTCGAACCGTGGCTGTTCGGCTTCCCTTTGAATTTAAGAACGGGATTGTTTCAGAGAATTCAGGATACGACTTACGTGCAAAGAAATCTTTCGGGCGAGTTGATTTTTATGGCTTCCGAAGACGTAACCGGTTCCGTATCGATAGCGCATCGTTCCACAATTCCAACCGAACGCAGCGTGAAAGGATTTACGGTTTATAATTCGACTTCTTTGATTACAGGCGTCAATTTGAGTATCGATACAAGAAACAATATCTATTCTCCTACGAGCGGAATCATTTTTGCCAATACGTATAAACTCAATTCAAAAAAAATCAACGGTCCCGCGGAATACCTGCCCGCAAACAGAAGTTTCAGTTTGCAGCAATTCGAAGTCGACTTCGGCTATTTTCTTGAAGTATTTCGATTACAGGTGTTGGCGCTTGCTTTTCATGCGCGTGAAATCAGGGGAGACAATATTGAAATAAGCGACATGTATTTGCTGGGCGGAGCCAATTCCCTGCGCGGGTATATCGAAAATCAATTTGCCGGAAAAAGAATTCTCTGGTCGAATATCGAGTACAGATATCTCCTGACAAATAAAACCCACGCTTTCCTGTTTTTCGACGCCGGCTATTTCAAACGCGACGAACTTTCGGACTATAAAATCGGATACGGTTTGGGAATCAATTTCGAAACCGCATTCGGTATAATGAGCGTCAGTTTTGCGCTCGGCAAAGGCGACTCGTTCGGAGAAGGCAAAATTCATTTCGGAATCGTCAATGAGTTCTAA
- a CDS encoding GIY-YIG nuclease family protein, producing the protein MNQYYVYIMTNKHNTTLYTGMTNNLIRRVYEHKNKLTNGFTKRYNCTKLVWYEIHDTPVNAIKREKQIKAGSRKKKLDLINKLNPEWKDLYFDLI; encoded by the coding sequence ATGAATCAGTACTATGTATATATAATGACCAACAAACACAACACAACGCTTTATACAGGGATGACTAACAATCTTATACGAAGAGTTTATGAACATAAAAACAAATTGACAAACGGTTTTACCAAAAGATACAACTGCACAAAACTTGTCTGGTATGAAATTCACGATACTCCCGTCAACGCAATAAAAAGAGAAAAACAAATCAAAGCCGGTTCGCGTAAAAAGAAACTCGATTTAATTAACAAGCTAAATCCCGAATGGAAAGATTTATATTTCGATTTGATTTGA
- a CDS encoding MlaE family ABC transporter permease, which translates to MKLPKHRYGRKLNFSDKVYNFFATITGLTVFNLEFFKQAFLPPYEIPEVKKHMDELGVKTFGIVSVTGFIIGLVLAMQSQPVMARFGASDFLPGMVALSVVRELGPVITALIFAGRVSSGIGAELGSMRVTEQIDAMEVTGVNPFKYLVVTRVIATTMILPILTVYVIVIAIFGGYLAILITESINFRYYIDSVVRSIEFGDFVPGVAKTFVFGYIVGIVGAYKGYTTEGGTEGVGRASTTAVVLASLLILIFDMILVKITLWLWPTLG; encoded by the coding sequence ATGAAACTACCCAAACACAGATACGGCAGAAAATTAAATTTTTCCGACAAGGTCTATAATTTTTTTGCTACGATTACGGGACTTACGGTTTTCAATCTGGAGTTCTTCAAACAGGCATTTTTGCCTCCCTATGAAATTCCCGAAGTCAAAAAGCATATGGACGAGCTCGGAGTAAAAACTTTCGGTATAGTAAGCGTGACCGGATTTATAATCGGATTGGTGCTTGCGATGCAGAGTCAGCCTGTAATGGCGAGGTTTGGCGCTTCGGATTTTTTGCCAGGCATGGTAGCCCTTTCGGTGGTAAGGGAATTGGGCCCCGTTATAACGGCTTTGATTTTTGCGGGACGCGTTAGTTCCGGTATCGGCGCGGAACTCGGTTCGATGAGAGTTACGGAACAAATCGACGCCATGGAAGTAACCGGAGTTAATCCGTTTAAATATCTCGTGGTAACCCGCGTAATCGCAACCACAATGATACTGCCGATTCTTACAGTATATGTAATTGTTATTGCAATCTTCGGCGGATACCTGGCAATTCTTATTACGGAAAGCATTAACTTCCGTTATTATATCGATTCGGTGGTAAGGTCGATTGAATTCGGCGACTTCGTTCCCGGCGTGGCGAAAACATTTGTGTTCGGATATATTGTGGGTATCGTAGGCGCGTATAAAGGATATACAACCGAAGGCGGAACGGAAGGCGTGGGAAGGGCTTCGACTACCGCCGTAGTGCTCGCTTCGCTTTTGATTTTGATATTTGACATGATTTTGGTAAAAATAACGTTGTGGTTATGGCCGACGCTCGGATGA